DNA sequence from the Anaerolineales bacterium genome:
CTGGAGCCGCTGCACGGGTACGGGGTGATGCAAAAAGCGGAAGCCCTCAGCCGCGGTACGGTGACCGTCGGGCCCGGGACCCTCTACGGCATGCTCACCGGATTCGAAGAAGAAGGATTGATCACGCTGGTGAAAGAAGAGGAACGCCGCAAAAGCTATCTGCTGTCCGCCAAGGGGAAACGCGTCCTGGCCCGGCAGATCGAACGATTGGAGATCATGAATAAATGCGCCGGAGAATTCAAGAATCGCTTGTAGTCGGCCGGCGGGGTGAAGACGGCGATGGAAAAGGAAATACGCTGGAAATTCCGTTGGTTCTGGTCCTGGCAGGACGATCGTTAGGAAGGGTGGCTGGGAGCGATGTCTCGGGAAGGATGGCACCTGGCCGAGTTCGGATTTCCCGGAGGATACGGATTCCGGAAGGGGGAGCCGAAGCGCTACGCCTACCGGATGGATTTTCAGACATCCGCGATGAAGGACCGGGAGGCTTATCTGCAGTTGTTCCGCGATGCCGGCTGGGAGCACGTGGGCCACCTTTCGGCCTGGGAGTATTTCCGGAAGGAGTCCCATCCCGGCGAGGAACCGGAAATTTTCACCGATCCGGAATCTAAAATCCAGAAAAATCGACGGGTGATGCGGTGGCTGCTGTTTTTCTTCCCGATTCTGTTCCTCATCTACGTCACCAGCTGGAGGCATCTGCAGGAAAAGGGGCCCTTCGGATCGGGGTAAATCTGCATCACCCTGGGAATTTTATTCCTTTATAGCATCGGCGCGCTGGGAATTTTTCGTCGGATCAGCCAACCGAAGAAAACCGTCCGCAAATAGGCCGCCGCGCCGATGGACCGGCCGCGGTTCCCGGCCTGATCGTTTGCCGATCCCGCCCCCCATGGAGGCCGTTTGGGACGCACCGCCGAGGGCATCCTCAACGGCGCTGCTTCGGGGGCCGCTTGGCGGTTTTACTTTTCTTCTCCAGCCGGCTCATGCGATGCTCCACGGCATGTTCGATTTCCCGGCGCCGGCGGGGATCGGGGAGGACGGCCGCCGCGGTCAAGGCGGATTTGGCCCAGCGGGCCGCCGCCTCCAAGTCGCGCCTCCGCCATTCATGGAATTTGGCCAGCTCTACGCACGGCCGCGGATCGTCCGCCGCGGCCCCGTGCCAGCGTTCCCAATACTCCGCCGCCCGTTCGTAGTCGCCGGCCGCCTTGGAAAGCCCCGCCAATCCCTCGAGCGCGCGCGCCCGATCTGCGCCCGCCAACCTGGCTTTCAGCGCGGTGCGGAACCCTTCTTCGGCCAGCGCGGGCCGTCCGAGCCCGCGGTACACCAGCGCCATCGCCAGCGCATCCAATGGATCCTCGAATTCGGCCGGCGGTTTCCGGTAGCGTTCGACGACCTCCGCCGCCAGGACGGCCATCGAAAGGACATCCTGCACGTTGTGATACAACACGCCGGCCATCAGGCTTGGATCGTTTGTCTGCAGATATTCGCGGTACAGGTAGGGAATCAATCCGCCGGGTACGTCTTCCGACGACCGCCGCACGTCCAGCAGATCCGTCTCCAAGGCCCGCAGGGCGCAGGATTCCATCCGGCGGCCCCACAGCCGCCGGGCATGGGTCAGCAAGTCGAACTGGAAAATCCGGGTCAGGGCGTCGAACCGGCGCAGGCGCTGGGCGGCGCGCGATTGCAGGATCGGAACGTCGAACACCCGCCCGTTAAAAGTGACCAGCGCCTTGCGGGATTCCATCTCTGCCAGAGAATCTTCGAGCATTGCGGCTTCGCCGGACGGATCCGCAAGGAAGTATTGGCGTACCACGAACCCGCCGGCATCGTAGTATCCGGTTCCTACCAGAAAGGCCATCGTTCCGGCGCCGCCCGCCAGGCCGGTGGTCTCCGTGTCCATGAAGATCATATCCGCCGGCAGGGTCTGCTGCGGAAAATCCGGAACCCCGGGGAAGGAAAACGATTCGAGAAATTCCGATAAGGGGCGGCGTCCGTGGCGCAGATCCGCCGCATAGCGGTACTCCGCCAGGAAGTAGGATCCGGCCGGCGTATCCACCTCCCGGCCCGGCCAATCCACGGGAACGGCGCGGGTCCGTCGGACGGGCGGCGCGAGATCCGAGGCGGGTTTCAATCCGGCTTGGCGGAGTCGCGCGCGGAGCGAGGAGAGATCTTTCATATTAAAGCCGCATAATTTTTTTCTACAATCGAGACCGGCGCGTAAGGTGCGCGTAAAAAAAGATCCGCAATTGCGATTATACGCCAACCGTCGCGGCTTCCGTATGACATTCGGCAATGACAAGTTCCGCAAAGTGCCCTATCCTGTATTGGCACGCAGAGTTGTCGGACAACAACTCCTCCTCTTTGGGCAAACCTCCGCCGGCGCCGAGCCGGCGGAGGTTTCCTTTCGGCAAACAGCCACTGTTCCGGCGCGGCGGATCATGCCAAGGCCGAACACAAAACGAGTTCCTCCACTCGGATCCGCCGTTATTTGCAGATCAGCCGGACGAAATCCGCCGTAAATCCCGACGGTCCGACGAAATGCGTCAAATCCTCGAGTGCCTCACCGGCCGGCACCATTCGACCGCCGGGCTCCTCCAAAGCCCGCGTATTGCTTCCCGTGCCGGAGTGTTGTATTCTATGCCTTCCGCAAATCCGACAGCGGATCCGCGGGAAGGAGAACGGATTGTCCTCCAAGGCACGCGCGCTTTTCCTCGGCTTCGCCGCCGGTTTGCTGACCGGATGCGCCCTGTGGAGCATGCCCCAGGGCGACGTCTATTTCCAAGATGATTTTTCCAGCGCCTCCAGCGGCTGGGACAGGGTTCAGGCAGCCGACGGCGTGACGGATTACGCCGACGGGGCCTACCGGATCTTCACCGCCACCGCCGATTACTACATGTGGGCCACTCCGGGGCGGAATTTTCCCGACGACGTGCTCATCGAAGTGGACGTGACCAAGAAAGCCGGCCCCAACGCAGATGTCTTCGGGGTTTTGTGCCGCTACCAGGATGCGAAAAATTTTTACATCCTGATGATTTCCGGCGACGGCCAGGCCGGAATCGCAAAACGCAGCGCCTCCGCCGACCTGGTGATGCTCTCCGGAGAATCGCTGAAGACCAACCCGGGCATCCGCCCGGGGCTGGAGACCAACCACCTCCGCGCGGATTGCATCGGCATCGGCCTTGCGCTGTACGTCAACGGCCTGCTGGTCGCCACCGCCGAGGATTCGGAGTTCACCGGCGGCGATGCGGGACTCTGGCTGGGCGCCTACGACCAACCGGGGACGGACCTGTTTTTCGATAATTTTCTCGTGCGGAAACCATACCCCCCCTCGGCCTTCCCGGTTTTTTCGGATGCGGACCGTGCAAACCGGCGAACCGTAGAATCCACACCGAGCCGGGCGGGGAAGGAGCCTACATGAAGACGGTGAAAATTATGCCCTGCCTGGATATGAAAAACGGGCGCGTGGTTAAGGGGGTGAATTTTGTGAACATCCGGGAGGCCGGCGACCCGGTGGAAAACGCCGCCTTCTACCAAGCGGAGGGCGCCGACGAACTGGCGATGCTCGACATCGCGGCGACGTTGGAAAACCGCAAAACCCGCCTGGAGTGGGTGCGGAACGTCGCCTCCGTGATCACCATCCCGTTGACCGTCGGCGGCGGCATCTCTTCCCTGGAAGACATCGACCTGCTGTTGGAAGCCGGAGCGAGCAAAATTTCGGTCAACAGCGCGGCGGTTAAACGGCCGGCGCTGATCGGTGAAGCCGCCAGGCAATTCGGATCGGCCTGCGTCACCGTAGCGATCGACGGGCGGCGCAATCCCGCCAAGCCATCCGGATTCGAGGTGGTGGTCGCAGGCGGGACCAAAGCGGTGGACCGGGATGCGGCGGAGTGGGCGCGCGAGTGCCAGAGCCTGGGCGCCGGGGTGATCCTTCCCACCAGCATGGACGGCGACGGGACCCAAGCCGGCTACGACCTGGAGTTCACCCGGGCGATTTCAAACGCCGTGACGGTGCCGGTCGTGGCTTCGGGCGGCGCCGGAAAGCTTGAGGATTTTTTCGACGCCGTGGAGCAGGGCGGCGCAAGCATCCTGCTCGCGGCCTCGGTGTTTCACTTCCGGATCCTGCGCATACGCCAAGTGAAGGAATACCTGCGCGAGAAGGGCTTGAATGTGCTTTGATGGACTCCGGAGAAGAGCTGCCTGCCGGGAATTCATCATGCTGCGGCGAGACCGGCGTGTTCGGCGTCCCGGCAAGCAAAACCTTTGAAAATTTTTTTTGATCTGGTCGGCTGCCGCGTGAACGAGGCGGAAATCGAATCGATGGCGGCCCGGGCGCGCGCGCAGGGCCACAATCCGGCCTGCGCCCTGA
Encoded proteins:
- a CDS encoding helix-turn-helix transcriptional regulator, whose translation is MPKADDVRKYLPLTESMFYVMLSLLEPLHGYGVMQKAEALSRGTVTVGPGTLYGMLTGFEEEGLITLVKEEERRKSYLLSAKGKRVLARQIERLEIMNKCAGEFKNRL
- a CDS encoding DUF2812 domain-containing protein — encoded protein: MSREGWHLAEFGFPGGYGFRKGEPKRYAYRMDFQTSAMKDREAYLQLFRDAGWEHVGHLSAWEYFRKESHPGEEPEIFTDPESKIQKNRRVMRWLLFFFPILFLIYVTSWRHLQEKGPFGSG
- a CDS encoding ribonuclease H-like domain-containing protein; translated protein: MKDLSSLRARLRQAGLKPASDLAPPVRRTRAVPVDWPGREVDTPAGSYFLAEYRYAADLRHGRRPLSEFLESFSFPGVPDFPQQTLPADMIFMDTETTGLAGGAGTMAFLVGTGYYDAGGFVVRQYFLADPSGEAAMLEDSLAEMESRKALVTFNGRVFDVPILQSRAAQRLRRFDALTRIFQFDLLTHARRLWGRRMESCALRALETDLLDVRRSSEDVPGGLIPYLYREYLQTNDPSLMAGVLYHNVQDVLSMAVLAAEVVERYRKPPAEFEDPLDALAMALVYRGLGRPALAEEGFRTALKARLAGADRARALEGLAGLSKAAGDYERAAEYWERWHGAAADDPRPCVELAKFHEWRRRDLEAAARWAKSALTAAAVLPDPRRRREIEHAVEHRMSRLEKKSKTAKRPPKQRR
- the hisF gene encoding imidazole glycerol phosphate synthase subunit HisF, producing MKTVKIMPCLDMKNGRVVKGVNFVNIREAGDPVENAAFYQAEGADELAMLDIAATLENRKTRLEWVRNVASVITIPLTVGGGISSLEDIDLLLEAGASKISVNSAAVKRPALIGEAARQFGSACVTVAIDGRRNPAKPSGFEVVVAGGTKAVDRDAAEWARECQSLGAGVILPTSMDGDGTQAGYDLEFTRAISNAVTVPVVASGGAGKLEDFFDAVEQGGASILLAASVFHFRILRIRQVKEYLREKGLNVL